The genomic interval ACCGCGGCGCCTTGCAAGCGGCGTTTCGCCGGCGAAAGCGCCATCGACGCGGAAAGGTCAGCTTGAACCGATTAGCCGCCTATGCCATAGGCAGAAACCAGATGAGTTTCAAGGAGCATCGACACATGGCGGAAGCAACCGGCCTCATGAAAGGCAAACGCGGCATTATTCTCGGTGTCGCCAATAACCGTTCGATCGCATGGGGCATTGCCAAAGCATGTCATGACGCCGGAGCCGAGATCGCGCTGACCTGGCAGGGCGACAACCTCAAGAAGCGGGTCGAGCCGCTCGCAAACGAGCTCAACGCCCTGATGGCCGGCCATTGCGATGTCACCGATCCGGCAAGCATCGAAGACGTTTTCGCCAGGCTCGAGCAGGAATGGGGCAAGATCGACTTCGTCGTCCACGCCATCGCGTTTTCCGACAAGGAAGAACTGACCGGCCGCTATATCGACACCTCGCGCGAGAATTTCGCGAAGTCGATGGATATCTCGGTCTATTCCTTCACCGCCATCGCGCGCCGCGCCGAGAAGATGATGAATGACGGCGGCTCGATGCTGACGCTGACCTATTACGGCGCGGAAAAAGTGATGCCGCATTATAATGTCATGGGTGTCGCCAAGGCGGCGCTGGAAGCCAGCGTGCGCTACATGGCCGTCGATGTCGGCGGGCGCGGCATCCGCGTCAACGCCATCTCCGCCGGTCCGATCAAGACG from Martelella mediterranea DSM 17316 carries:
- the fabI gene encoding enoyl-ACP reductase FabI, with protein sequence MAEATGLMKGKRGIILGVANNRSIAWGIAKACHDAGAEIALTWQGDNLKKRVEPLANELNALMAGHCDVTDPASIEDVFARLEQEWGKIDFVVHAIAFSDKEELTGRYIDTSRENFAKSMDISVYSFTAIARRAEKMMNDGGSMLTLTYYGAEKVMPHYNVMGVAKAALEASVRYMAVDVGGRGIRVNAISAGPIKTLAGSAIGDFRYILKWNEYNSPLKRNCTIDEVGNTALFLLSDLSTSVTGEVLHADSGYHVVGMKAVDAPDISVVKD